The segment GCTTTGGCCTCAAGACCCACCTGCGGGTGTCGGTCGGAACGCGCGAGGAGAACGAGCGCTTCCTCGCGGGCATGGCGGCCGAGCGGAAGTCTTGAGCCGTCCCGTCGTCGGGCGCCTCGGCGTCATCGGGTTGGGTCTGATGGGCGGCTCGGTCGCGCTGGCGGCCCGCGCCCGGGGCGCCGCAGGGGAGGTGCGCGGGGTCGACCGCCACCTGGCCTCGGCCGGCGAGATCCCCCTCGTGCCGCTCGCCGAGTGCGCGGCGTGGGCGGATCTCCTCGTCCTGGCCGTCCCGATCGAGGCCATGGCCGAGGTGATGAAGGCTCTGGCGCCCCACCTGAGGCCCGAGACGCTCCTGACCGATCTGGCGAGCGTGAAGGCGCCGGTGGCGGAGCTGGCCCGGCGCCACCTGCCACGCCCGGATCAGGTGGTTGGGGCCCACCCCATGACGGGCGGCCACGGCACCGGCTTTGCGGCCGCCAGCCCCGAGCTCTTTGCCGGCGCGCCGTGCATCCTGGCCCTCTCCGGCGGCGAGGCCCCTTATGTGGTGGACCGGATTGAGGAATTCTGGCAGTGTCTCGGTGCTTTCACGGTTCGGAAGTCGCCGGAGGAGCACGACGCCATCGCGGCCGCGCTCTCG is part of the Myxococcota bacterium genome and harbors:
- a CDS encoding prephenate dehydrogenase; this translates as MSRPVVGRLGVIGLGLMGGSVALAARARGAAGEVRGVDRHLASAGEIPLVPLAECAAWADLLVLAVPIEAMAEVMKALAPHLRPETLLTDLASVKAPVAELARRHLPRPDQVVGAHPMTGGHGTGFAAASPELFAGAPCILALSGGEAPYVVDRIEEFWQCLGAFTVRKSPEEHDAIAAALS